A single genomic interval of Lathyrus oleraceus cultivar Zhongwan6 chromosome 7, CAAS_Psat_ZW6_1.0, whole genome shotgun sequence harbors:
- the LOC127101621 gene encoding diacylglycerol kinase 2, translating to MFGSQVEMLDLGIFILRFITSPDASIASIFGWLITGSFGLVAVVYAVLKWQRRASLNWIKAAAREKKKVWKKFKVPLSDHLWVEDFTYGEQPSTCCFCLTSLWPSQNLGATASLHTPLHRCSVCGVAAHFLCSPFAAKDCKCVAQAGFSHIRHHWSERWVNIDDHHEMSTFCFYCDEACGVPFVKSSPTWHCRWCQRLIHVKCHNKLTRDSGDFCDLGSLRPIVLSPLCVKEVDEDQKGGKLSSIITSSVRGQIRKRRNNNKNGGGCHANGKSRGSSVADASLLEYVLNGFHRKKYKDGKLFDPTNNGRVLGNGLIATPGQIKKYTLVDLPNDARPLLVFINTRSGGQLGPSLHRRLNMLLNPVQVFVLSASQGPEVGLDLFKSVPYFRVLVCGGDGTVAWVLDAIEKHNFESPPPVAIIPLGTGNDLSRVLNWGRGFSALDGQGGLTMLLHDISNAAVTMLDRWEVKLAEEISEGKHHIVKTKSMMNYLGIGCDAKVAYEFHVTREINPEKFSSQFLNKLRYAKEGARDIMDRTCADLPWQVWLEVDGQDIDIPKDSEGLIVLNIGSYMGGVDLWQNDYEHDDDDFSLQSIHDKMLEVVCVCGAWHLGKLQVGLSQARRLAQGKVIKIHSSSPFPVQIDGEPFILQPGYMELTHRGQVFMMRRTSEDEPKGQAAAIMTEVLLEAESKGIISTSQRKVLLKDIAINLS from the exons ATGTTTGGTAGCCAAGTTGAAATGTTAGATTTGGGAATTTTCATTTTGAGGTTCATTACGAGCCCGGATGCTTCTATTGCTTCTATTTTTGGATGGCTGATCACTGGATCGTTTGGACTTGTGGCCGTCGTATATGCTGTTCTCAAGTGGCAGCGAAGGGCGTCTTTGAATTGGATTAAAGCTGCGGCTAGGGAAAAGAAGAAAGTTTGGAAGAAATTTAAAGTGCCGCTATCAGATCATTTGTGGGTTGAGGATTTTACTTATGGGGAACAGCCATCCACTTGTTGTTTCTGTTTGACTTCTCTATGGCCTTCTCAAAATTTAGGTGCAACAGCCTCACTGCATACTCCTCTCCATCGTTGCTCGGTTTGTGGCGTCGCAGCTCATTTTCTTTGTTCTCCATTTGCTGCAAAGGATTGCAAATGTGTGGCTCAGGCTGGTTTTAGTCATATTAGACACCATTGGTCAGAAAGATGGGTTAATATAGATGATCATCATGAGATGTCTACCTTCTGCTTTTATTGTGACGAAGCGTGTGGTGTCCCATTTGTGAAATCCTCTCCTACATGGCATTGCCGTTGGTGTCAACGCCTCATTCATGTGAAGTGTCATAACAAATTGACTAGAGATTCTGGTGATTTTTGTGATTTGGGTTCTTTGAGACCTATTGTCCTCTCTCCTCTCTGTGTCAAAGAAGTTGATGAAGATCAAAAGGGAGGGAAGTTAAGTTCTATTATAACCTCTTCCGTTCGCGGTCAGATTAGAAAGCGGCGTAACAATAATAAAAATGGAGGTGGTTGCCATGCTAATGGTAAGTCACGAGGTTCCTCCGTTGCTGATGCATCATTATTAGAATATGTGTTGAATGGTTTCCACCGGAAAAAGTACAAAGATGGGAAGCTCTTCGATCCCACAAACAATGGTAGAGTATTAGGGAATGGTTTAATTGCTACCCCTGGCCAAATCAAGAAATACACATTGGTTGATTTGCCAAATGATGCAAGGCCACTTTTGGTCTTTATCAATACCAGAAGTGGTGGGCAGCTAGGGCCTTCTCTTCACAGAAGATTGAATATGCTACTAAATCCTGTTCAG GTCTTTGTATTGAGTGCTTCTCAAGGTCCTGAGGTAGGCCTTGACTTGTTCAAAAGTGTACCATATTTTAGAGTGTTGGTATGTGGTGGGGATGGCACTGTTGCGTGGGTCCTTGATGCTATAGAAAAACACAATTTTGAGTCACCTCCACCCGTTGCAATTATTCCCCTAGGCACAGGAAATGATTTATCCAGGGTACTTAATTGGGGAAGAGGCTTCTCTGCACTTGATGGACAGGGTGGGTTGACCATGCTTTTGCATGACATAAGCAATGCTGCAGTTACTATGCTAGATCGTTGGGAAGTTAAACTTGCAGAAGAAATCTCTGAAGGAAAACATCATATAGTGAAAACTAAATCCATGATGAACTACCTAG GTATTGGATGTGATGCAAAGGTTGCGTATGAATTTCATGTTACCCGAGAGATAAATCCCGAAAAATTTAGTAGTCAG TTTTTGAATAAATTACGATATGCAAAAGAAGGAGCAAGAGACATCATGGACAGAACTTGTGCTGACTTGCCATGGCAAGTATGGCTTGAAGTTGACGGGCAAGACATTGACATTCCCAAG GATTCAGAGGGTTTAATTGTGCTAAACATTGGGAGCTACATGGGTGGAGTAGATCTTTGGCAAAATGACTATGAGCATGATGACGATGATTTTAGTCTTCAATCCATTCATGACAAAATGCTTGAAGTAGTGTGTGTTTGTGGAGCATGGCACCTGGGAAAACTTCAG GTTGGACTTTCGCAAGCAAGAAGGCTAGCTCAAGGTAAAGTCATCAAGATACACTCTTCCAGTCCTTTCCCAGTTCAAATCGACGGGGAACCATTTATCCTGCAACCAGGCTACATGGAATTAACTCATCGTGGGCAG GTATTCATGATGAGGAGGACTTCTGAAGATGAACCTAAAGGCCAAGCAGCTGCTATAATGACAGAAGTATTACTAGAAGCCGAGTCTAAGGGCATTATTAGTACATCTCAGAGAAAAGTTCTTCTCAAGGACATAGCCATCAATCTTTCGTAA